In the Hymenobacter sp. APR13 genome, CCACGACAACGACGGGTGTCCCGTTGGTCAGCAGGTGAAGGCTGGAGGTGAGTGGCAATACTACGAGCCCACCCGAATCGAGGAAACTCGGGCACGCTGCCCCCACTGCGTGTCCCTGGACGCTGCTTATACTCGGGAAACGTAAGCCGCAAGACTCTGCTAGCTGCTGTTCTCAGCACGAACCTAATGGGTGCGGATTAGATAGATACGCACGAAGGAAAGCTCAACCACAGCCGCTCCAGAGTAAGCTTTAAAACTCAGATTTCCGCCAGAATCCGCCGTTAGGTTTGCGCGATTTCAGAACTCTTTTCCTCGCTGATGCGGGCCATGGTTACACACTAGCTACCAACATATGCGTATTGCATCGTCTTGCCGCGCCGTTTTCGCGGCGATAGTTCTGAGCCTGTCCATGCCGGCCTACGCCCAGATTCCCCAGAATCCGCCCACGCCGGCCGCGGACTCACTGCACAAATTCGAGGTGCCCGCGGCGGCGGCACCACCAGCTTCCAAACCCTGGTACAAGGGCAAACTGGTGAAGGCCAGCATTGTGCCCGCGCTGCTTATCGGCTACGGGGCCTATACCTTCAACGGGGGAGGCTTTTACACTAATCAGCAAGCCAACCGCGACATTCACAAGCTGTTTCCCACCTACCGTACGCGGCTGGACGACATCTTGATTTTTGCCCCCTATGCCGAGCTGGGATTGGTAGCCCTCTCGGGAGTAGAGTCACGCGACGACCGGCTGAACACCCTGCTGGTTATCGGCAAGTCGGAGTTATTCATGCTGGCATCCGTATTCGCGGTCAAAAACCTAACTCGGGAAACCCGCCCCGACGGTTCTGATAACCTTTCCTTCCCGTCAGGGCATACGGCCCAGGCGTTCTTGGCCGCTAGCATCGTGCACACGGAGTTCCGCGACAAAAGCCAGTGGTATGGCATTGGTGCTTATACTATCGCTACCAGCGTAGCGGCCCTGCGCATGATCAACAACAAGCACTGGCAGAGCGACGTGGTGGCGGGCGCGGGCTTCGGTATTCTCTCCGCACACCTGGGCTATCTTACCCACCGCAACCGCTGGGGCCGGCAGCCGCGCCTGGTAGGCCTGAACGTGGCTCCGGCCTATTTTGGCGGTGGCACATCCGGCCTGACGCTGAGCTGGCGCGCTCATTAACTGGCTGGCCTCATGCAGACCGCGCTGAAGAAAATCCCGGAAGTCACCCTACTCTTCTGGGTGATGAAGATCTGTGCCACCACCTTGGGCGAAACGGCCGGGGACCTGCTGGCGCAAACCCTGAACGTGGGTTACGGGGTTAGCTCCCTATTGCTGCTGGGCGTGTTCCTGGTCGTCCTGGCTGCCCAGCTAGTTGTCAGTCGGTACATCCCCGCGCTGTATTGGGCCGTGATTCTGGCCACCAGCACGGCGGGCACCACCATGTCAGACTACATGGACCGGACCATGGGTTTAGGCTACGCTACTGGTTCAGCGTTGCTGGTAACGCTGCTGGCCGTAATACTGGGGCTATGGCGGCTTAACGAAAAACCCTCTCGGTCAGTACGATTACCACTCGCCGGGGGGAGCGGTTTTACTGGACTGCCATTCTATTTTTCAACACGCTGGGCACGGCCTTGGGCCACTATATGGCCGACTACTCCGGCTTAGGGATCGCCGGAGGGGCGCTGCTTATTGGATCCCTGCTAGCCCTGGTCGTGCTGGCGTACTACTTCACCCACCTGTCGCACGTGCTCCTGTTTTGGGTGGCGTTCGTGCTCACCCGCCCGTTCGGAACTACGTTCGGCGACTTGTTAACCAAACCCTTGGCTAAACATGGCCTTGGCTTCGGCACGCAGGGATCCTCGCTGACTCTATTTGCGTTACTGGTTATTCTAGTCGCCTACACCACCTGGCGTCCCCATCGCGCTGACCTGGCAAATCCACGTCCGTTATACCCGAAGGGTAGATATTTCGCGGCAAGCGCACTAGATGCTTTGTAGCCGGATGGTGCGATAGGAGGGTAGTAGAGTATCCGCGGCTCAGCAGTTTTTCCTGCGCAGCAGTTGGTATTATGAATTAATGACTTAGAAGGTTTGTGAATTAGTATTTTTTCGATTTCCATGGAATTACACTAAGTTAGTTCCCACCAGCTAGGGCCTCAGGTCCGGGGGGAGTGAGGATTTTTAGCCCTCCTGATAGAGTAGCATACCCTCTGCTACTTTGGCCGCCCCGTGCGGCTGAATGCCCTTACATATACATACCCTACTTACGCCAGTGAAAAATACCCCGCTCAACCTATGTACCACGCGCCCCCATGGCGGTGAATACGGCCTGTACGTTGCGCTACGAGAACGGGCCGACAATGTCATGAATGCGGAAACCGAGTCAATTTACGGCCACAAACCCGCTCGGTACCTGCTGCAGGAAATAGCGGCCGGCCACAAAGCGTACTCGGAGTTGCTGATCAGTGAAGGCACCGCCATTGGGAGAAGGGAAACCAAAGAAATCCTGCAGGAACTGGCCCTACTGCACACCCACTTCTGGCAGCCAGGCAGAGTTTTGCGGGTCCGCTTTCTGGGTGGGGAGGCGCATGTGCACCGTCAAATTGAGACAATCGCCAAAACGTGGGAAACCCATGCCAACATCACGTTTGACTTTATTACGCAGGGGGAGGCGGAAGTAAGAATTAGCTTTACCCGTAGCGGCTCTTGGTCCTTGGTAGGCACGGATGCGCTGACGGAACGCGATCAGAATAAAGCCACGATGAATTTTGATCTCTCGGATGAAACGACCAGTCCGGACGCTTTCCCGGCTACGATACTGCACGAATTTGGCCATTGCCTGGGGTGCGTGCACGAGCATCAGAGTCCGGCAGCTGCTATCCAGTGGAACAAGCCCCTGATCTACAGCCGCCTGTTTCAAGCCTACGGGTGGGATCGGCAGAAAGTGGACACCAATTTCTTTGAACAAGCGGAAAAAGAGCTTATCACGAATTCCGGGTATGATCCGCTTTCGATTATGCACTATAGTTTCCCCCCAGATTTCACCGTCCCCCACACGCATAGGCCGCCTAATACCCAGCTTTCTGCCCAGGACATTGCGTTCATTGGTCGGTGTTATCCTTTTCCTGCGTCGAGCAGCGCATCCACGCTACTGAAGGGGTAGGGGCTGCACGTTAGCTCTTCTGGCCAATTTGACGCGCTACCTCGTTCTTATTACGGGTGCATCAAGCTTAACTGCGTCGGCCAGCCGCAGCAGACTGGGTGACACTACTAAAAGCAGGGGCAGGGCCAGCAGTAGCCCCCAATAACGGCAATGGCCAGGGTCAGTAAGGCAGAAATAGCGGCCAGCGCGGTCATCAGCTTAGGCCGCAGGCGGGCGACAATAGCGTAGCCGATGGCCTGGTCCACGGGGTTACCCTCGGCGCGGTTGTCAGAAAATGGCTGCAGCGTGAAGATTGCATTCTCCCCGATGATGTCCACCACCATAATCAGGCCGGTGCACGAGCTTACATGGAGGGGAGTGGGGGTGAAGTGCTGCGCCAGGCTGCCGCCGGCCGGCCCAGAACGGCCACCAGCAAAAGCAGTCCCGCGGCCTTCACGTCCCTAAATAGAAACAGCCCCACGGCAAATACGAGCAGGCACGCCGTAATCAGGATGGTGAGTAGCTCTTGAAACGACTGCTGCTGCTCGGCGTAGGATCCCCCGTACTACTTGAAGTAGCTGCCCGGCGGCAGGGGCACCAACTGGGCCAGTCACTGCTGGATGTCGCGCATGACTCCGCCTGGGTCGCGGTCGTCGAGGCGGGCGGTGACGCTCATCATAGCTTGCAGGTTTTCCGCACCAGCTCCGCGTCGGCAGCGCTGATGCGGACCGCCACCAGTATACACACGCGGCAGCAAAGCGAGCAATGGGGTGAGTGGATAGGCAAAAGCACGGGAATTGAGTGAGGCAGCAAAACAAGCACTCAAATCTGCAGGAAAATTGCAGCACCTTGTACGTATTACGCCAGCTTGCTCTGCATGTATTGCCTAGTAAGGAGGCGTCGGCCCCAAAACCAAAAAAGCGAACCGGTAGTAGTTCGCTTTTTTGAAAACATCATGCAGAGCACCAGAGTAGAGCCGACGCAGGCAGGCCAAACTCGCGCAAAGCTCTGCTCTAACTGGTATTGACCAACCAGTCAAAGTCCAGTACCGGCTAGGACCGGAGTGTGCGTCACTACGCAAGCTTGCCAGCCCGCGATGCAAGTGTAGGTGTGAGGTTACCCGTAAGGACAAGTCCAAGGCTTAGCGGGAAAGATTCGACTCCTACAAAGTAGGTGTCGAATCTTTTCTTCTGAACTACTGCCTTAACTGCTTGCCTTTTGCGACGTTAGGCAATTCGGTCAGAGATTTTGGGTGCCGGTTCCTGCATATCCAGTTATGCTCTCGATGGGTAAGGGAACCGCATTGCCATTAACCAGCACGTAGTAATTTTTTTCCGAGATGTACACCACCTCGACAGGTGCCTGCAGCACAGCTGGGGAGGTAATAGCCCCACTTTTTACCAGCTTGTCAAGCGCTTCTGCCTGCAGGTAAAAGCGGGTGAAGTAGGGCCGCCCACCGCCCAACTGCAACGGCATCCAGCGATAGAAGAGCACTCCGTATAACACGCACGCTACCAGGAGAAAAGTAATGCCTGCTATAGCAGTCCACACTGCTCGCTGGAGCGAAGGTTTTTCCCTAATCCGGCGCATCTGCCGAACTATTACTTGGCAGACCACTCCACTGGAGATGAAGTACAGGATGAGTAAGCTCATGCCATATACGCCTACCCATATTATTACAACAGCCAGTAGTAGGTAGAACCACGGCAGTCCATGCTTTTTGCCCCAGTTAGGGGTATCCGCAGCCGGTTTAAGCGCCGCAAATAAGCATATACTGGCTGCAACAAATGCGCCGGCTATGATCACTACTTTCATGGGCGTAACCGATTCAGCCGTTGCCGAGAAGCTCCCCGTTATGGTGAACGCAACGCATCCATACCCAAGAGCTCCCAGCACGGCAAACGCGGCATCCACGATAGGTATAGGTACCTGCTCTTGTTCGTGCGTGCTATAGTAGGCTATTAGTACGGGAGGTAGCGTAAAGCCTAAGAAGCTGATGCCCGCTTTGATATAGTTAAAGCTCAACCAACTTGCTTCTGTCAGATTGTGAGTCGCTAGGTACATATTCACAATCAGGTAACCGGCCGCGTAGAGGGCGAACAATCCCATGGTTACAAGTGATTCGGACGACACTTCAGATACTTTCATGTAGGGTAAGTAAAATAGAAAGTTAAACTACCACGTGTGTCAGAGGCTTATCAGCCTTCTTTGCCCACTCTCAGTGATCTTATACCGGGCCTAACGTACCTATACGAGCTGAATACAATGCTATTGCGGCGTGATAGTTTTACTAATAGCACACGTTTCCGCGCTCCGGGCAACTAGTCAGGTGCTGTAGTTGCTCAGTTTGCTGTCCGGCAGGAAGTAAAGGTTATTAAACGGCTGGCCGATCGTTTCTTCTTATCCGATAAGCGTGTATATTCCAACACGTAGATACCTGTTGTACCCATAACCACTACCAATTACCATGGCTATCAAACCCGGCCCTAAGCCTAAGAAAGAAGATGGTACTCCGGACAGAAGAAGACGGGTCACGGAAGAAAACAGACCGAAACACCCCGATCTGAAACCGCATAAGCATAAGAAAGGCGACTAGTCGGCCTTCCTGCGACTTACAGTAAGTCGCCTTGACGAGGTCTCAACGCCCCACAACAGTATGCGCCACGGCAAAGCCCCTCGCTCGCTATCCTCAGGAAGTGACGCGAGGGGCTTTGCACAGGGTTCGCTATGACCGTGCTGGCCGTGTAGTGCTTACTCCCCGGGTTACACGCGTAAGCTATTTGCGCCTCTTGGTAGACAATAGCTAATCTGCCTACCCGGTTCAGTGCGAAAGAGCAGACGCGGACGCCGGCTCTCCGGCTTGCTTATCGTCCTTTTTGCTCAGATAGACCAGCAGCCCCACGGCTGCGAGAGCGCCTAGTTTGCAAGCCGTTGGATGTTTCTGATAGAACTTCACTCCTTTTTTGGCTTTACCGAGCAGAACCTCGCTTTTTTCAATACCCTTCAGGGCTAAGTCAGAAAAGGATTCCTTGGCTTTTTTACGAGCCCGCTTGTACCGCGTGACGGATTGATTCATAGAATGGGGTAGTGTAGTTAGAAGTGGCCTTGATTAAAAGTTTAGTCCCAAAATTACGGCTTCCTAAAACAACGCCGCTTTCGCCGCAAACCCACTTTGTTTGAAGGCTTATCTGTTTTTGAAATAGGTGGTTGCCCGGGTAAAATCCTGGGCTATGTCCAAAATTTGATTGATTTCCGTAGGCAACTGGTCCACATCGACGCGGAGCGAAATCAACTTAGCAAACGCGACTTTATCGAAAGTGGCCTGCTTTTTCTGAAACATTATGCGCTTCACGTTGGAGAGGAAGTCTTTCGTGGTATCGAAGTCAGATACCAAAATTTCTTCACCATCGGGATACAATTCATTGAGCGTTTGCACGGCATAGGGTAATTCGAACAAGTCCTCGAAGGTGCCCTGTTCGATGAATACCATCCGGTACTTGTGCTTGTTATCTTTCACGATACGCTCGATGTTGTCCCGCTCCTTTTTGGCATCCGAATCCAGCAGGCAAATCATCTTGCGGTTTGGGTATTTGGCCCGGAACGTGAGGAAATCGGCGGCAAGCTTCTCCTTGGACTTGGAGTTGTACACTTGAATGCCGCGCTGTGACAAGATGAAGTGTTTGCGGAAGGCAAGAATGGGAATCGCGATTTCCTCGCTCTCGCCTTCCACTAAAATCAAGCATTCTGGATTGTCGATGCGGTTTAACTCGGGGAGAAACTGATTCAGGTGCTTGGCCAAGTTTTGTGTATAGTTATCCCGAAACTCCTGCAAGTGCAAGAGTCCAATAGCAATGCCCAGCTTCTTGTTATCAACCAAGTATTTGTACTGCAGTACTTCCTCTGGTACTTCAATGGTCGTTTTGTCCCCGCAGCACGGGCAAATGACATCGTCCCTAAAGTGCGCTTTATTGGCTGCCGCCAAGCGCCGAATAGCGGCAAAGTCCTCTTTGAAAGAAGTAAGTTCGGGCTCCTGCTCAAACCCGGTGAGGCCGTAGCGTTTGAATAATTCGTGGTCAACCGGAAAATACGAGTTTCGCAGGGCCTCCGGCATTCCAAATGAGGGTGCTTGAACTTTCTCAACGGCCGAAAAGGCAATGGCAAGACGTTCGAACTGATGGCGCAACGCGGCATTGTAGCGGTTCTGGAAAAGAGCCAACTCCGTCAGCGGCGGGAAGTTCATGAGCCGAAACAGCAGCAGCAACTCTTCCCGGCGCGTGCGAGGCAGTAGGGAAGGTGGCAATAGATTGGCCAAGCCGTTGCCGAAGCCCAGGCGGGTAAGGCCTGTTTTCTCCGCAACATCCTGAAAATCAAACTCCAGTTGCTCGTCTGTGATCTGCGTCAGCGTTTGTAGATCGTCCAACTCGCGAGTGGTGGCCAGCTCCGCCGTGAGTTCACAGAGCAGCATGGTGTAGGGTGTAACCTCCATCTGCCAGGTATGCTCGTAAGGAAAAAGAGGCAAGAATTCCTCATATAGCAGTTCCAGAGTTGCCTTCCACAGTGCTTGGTATAAGAAAAACTTATCGGTGATGAGTAGAACTTCATCAGCCTTAGGCGGCTCAACTATAAGTAGGCGCAGCAAGCTGTTGATACTGTCGTCAACCTCAAAGTGCAGCACGCGGTTGCATGCGCCCTTGATAACGCCTAAATAGGCTTCTTTCACAACTGGTTTGAAATCCATCGGTTCTTATCGTTGATTGCCTCATGGCCGCCACTGGGAGCTGGTCAGGAAGGGTACCTACGGCGTTTTTAACGATTAGATAGACTTCGGGTCTAGTCAGCGCGTGGTCACCCAAAGCAAGTACAGGTAAAAATTCTACCAACGGGAAATTCCATTCTATTTTCCCGCCGGGCGGGCCGTAGCACTGCCGCCGGTTGGCCCCCCCGTGTGGTGGGGCGGCTGGACCTGATGCGCAACCGACTTGCCTTATCCGATGCTGGCTGGCGGGGGCCTTATTGTTCGGGGCCCTGGCGCTGCTGCTCGAGCTGCCATGCGGGCGAAGAAGCAGTTTGTGCGCGAGCAGCAGAGCTGGGTGGGCTACGTCAACCAAACGCGCTTCTCCCGGCGCTGGGGCAGCTGGGATGACCTGCATATGCGGCAGCACGACCACTTCGTGATCTGCTGATGGCTCAGGTTGCGCATCAGGCGCAGGTTTTTTAGGCGAAAATGCAAGCTCATGGGCGAAGGTTTTTACAAAGCTGTGGGGCGGCAAGGAGGAAAGCCAGCAGGTTCCACCTTTTCACCACGGAGGTAGCGTGAGTGCTACACCACAGGCTACCCAAGGCGTTTGCAGACAACAGATGTCGTATGAGTAACGGTAGAAGCCGAGTGAGTCGCCCGTATGGATATTCAGGCAAAAGCCCCCTATCCTGGAGAATGTTAGGCAGATTGAGTAGCAGGAGTTATAGGGTCAGCAAACCAGCGCAAATAGGAATTAGAAGGCTAGCCAAAAGGGCATTGTTACGTTAGATATTATTTATTGAATATAATGACATATAAAATATCACTATTCAGCGATGTATAACATCTGGGTTGCAAAATGCTGGCTACATGTGCAATGTATTGCAATAGAGCAGTTTAATGATAGTGCACAGAACGTAGGGTACTGTGTACTATTGAGCTGTTATTGGAATAGTCAAACTTTATTGCAACTAAATTTATTATCACATTTTCAAGATTTTTATGTATATTTTTAGGTGTACTAAATTTCATACGCACCCATGATCCTCAACTACCTCCAGCCCAAGCTTGCACACGACGTTGAGCAACATCCCACGATCACAGATTGGCTCAGTAACAGAGTTACAACAGGACTCAAAGTGAGTAGCGCAGAAACATATGCCTATTCCGTGATGAGCTTCCTCAGATTCTGTCAAGCAAAAAAGCTCAATCACGTTCGCGTAAAAGATTCACATGTCCTACGGTATTTGGCGTATCTCCAAAAACGTCCTTTCGAGCATGACACCTCTCTTATTTTAAAAAACGCATATGCTACTGCGACGCAACG is a window encoding:
- a CDS encoding phosphatase PAP2 family protein, with translation MRIASSCRAVFAAIVLSLSMPAYAQIPQNPPTPAADSLHKFEVPAAAAPPASKPWYKGKLVKASIVPALLIGYGAYTFNGGGFYTNQQANRDIHKLFPTYRTRLDDILIFAPYAELGLVALSGVESRDDRLNTLLVIGKSELFMLASVFAVKNLTRETRPDGSDNLSFPSGHTAQAFLAASIVHTEFRDKSQWYGIGAYTIATSVAALRMINNKHWQSDVVAGAGFGILSAHLGYLTHRNRWGRQPRLVGLNVAPAYFGGGTSGLTLSWRAH
- a CDS encoding efflux RND transporter permease subunit — its product is MAQHFTPTPLHVSSCTGLIMVVDIIGENAIFTLQPFSDNRAEGNPVDQAIGYAIVARLRPKLMTALAAISALLTLAIAVIGGYCWPCPCF